From Asterias rubens chromosome 3, eAstRub1.3, whole genome shotgun sequence, the proteins below share one genomic window:
- the LOC117288437 gene encoding uncharacterized protein LOC117288437 encodes MARVLLFTALALAIVCQVYGKLNLKPEETIDVTSSEHCGFVKEFRQVLSDNPTLMKRSPRNYWCSSTLERRKEALCSCPWHTLRDDDFMEEKKDATNFLERGVEKRSLHEECCNEGCYYEEVYELC; translated from the exons ATGGCTCGTGTGCTGCTTTTCACTGCTTTGGCTCTTGCTATCGTCTGCCAAg TGTATGGCAAGCTTAACCTGAAGCCAGAGGAGACCATTGACGTTACATCATCTGAGCACTGCGGTTTTGTGAAGGAGTTTCGACAGGTGTT ATCGGACAATCCCACTCTAATGAAACGCTCTCCCCGAAACTATTGGTGCAGTTCCACCCTGGAGCGAAGAAAGGAGGCACTATGCAGCTGCCCTTGGCATACCCTTAGAGACG ATGATTTCATGGAGGAGAAGAAAGACGCAACTAATTTCTTGGAGAGGGGGGTTGAGAAGAGGAGTCTGCATGAAGAATGTTGCAACGAAGGATGCTACTACGAAGAAGTTTACGAACTCTGCTAA
- the LOC117288508 gene encoding uncharacterized protein LOC117288508, producing MNRCIAALLLLSICLVVSISGTELNVASCQQLADQVKSEGKKRWDGPSHKFCGETLNEKRYAYCTCGLVPRKRELELSEFLNRGKANGFLSARNVQKRSLSEECCHEGCYWEEIEEVC from the exons ATGAATCGTTGTATCGCTGCGTTGCTACTGCTCAGCATTTGTCTGGTAGTCAGCATTTCTG GCACTGAACTTAATGTCGCATCTTGTCAGCAGCTTGCCGATCAGGTTAAGAGCGAGGG TAAGAAGCGATGGGATGGACCCTCACACAAATTCTGTGGTGAGACATTGAATGAAAAGAGGTATGCGTACTGTACATGCGGACTTGTACCGAGGAAGAGGGAGCTCGAACTGTCAG AGTTCCTGAACCGTGGCAAAGCAAACGGCTTTTTGTCCGCGCGTAACGTCCAGAAACGAAGCCTTTCCGAAGAATGCTGTCACGAAGGTTGTTACTGGGAAGAGATTGAAGAAGTATGCTAA
- the LOC117287795 gene encoding kelch-like protein 3 has protein sequence MSIHTRRSPKMDNNNRPRSMDPNTLEALASSLRDLSEDYSMSPYRPRTERRSLTRSEGLAANTSSVTGTSSSSTHTTPAESSSGTASPLTARASVTAATYPIASSTAAQYPSTGASYMTPSSAAASHPYTGSTSSYGDRSNTSYGATSGVGSYSVEPRGRSASPYTTGVATTFTAKPVLEKKPSREGSAIKTISRQSSLGSFPDKYKFTDEKQMASMISGLQALYKDKQLVDVILCVGDEEFPCHRCVLASSSPYFQAMFTADLAESRQDRISIGVVDTPSLRLVLDYIYTTTIEINEDNVQGLLLAVNMFQMDTLRDACAHFLERHVTLSNSIGIYFFAVAHDCTRLQELSIDMISDNFTEVCKEEEFLQLTKDRLIDLLSRDDLNVDQEETLYEASIAWVRDDLDNRRGDLLDVISHVRFALISPYYIHDVVERDRLIVHNKSVQHLIDAALQYHVLRDRRQDLDLTKLNTNTRRGMPIKDMFVFLTHHVESIPETWTNDRYRIKPLPDMIEYAECVVSGENNLFVAGRSPQEFSGRRFAQRRGGLFQYDHFDKKWLPRGAMNIPRNYFSMAVLDGMIYASGGASTDGILNSMECYNTSTNVWRQVTPMPQAARSHCIAAVGGKLYALGGETNDTILDNVQCYNPRFDSWTSLNTMILPRTSSGVAVLNREIYMLGGSVALGEKQPENMLKSVEIFNPDRNEWRFGPELPEGKVNYCAVNHSGKLYVFGGDTGEESAGVIQSKVYRLDVENFSWVEDKGDWPNLQPPFNCVLARLNKNS, from the coding sequence ATGTCTATTCACACCAGACGATCACCCAAGATGGACAACAATAATAGGCCCCGAAGCATGGACCCCAATACACTGGAGGCCCTAGCTTCCTCATTGAGAGACCTGAGTGAAGATTACAGCATGTCACCGTACCGTCCTCGGACTGAGCGTCGTTCGTTGACTCGCTCTGAGGGGCTAGCCGCTAATACCTCCAGCGTGACCGGAACCTCCTCTTCATCGACTCATACCACACCCGCGGAATCGTCCTCGGGTACGGCGTCCCCATTGACAGCGAGGGCCTCGGTAACAGCAGCGACTTATCCCATAGCATCAAGTACTGCTGCACAATATCCATCCACAGGTGCCAGTTACATGACTCCATCCAGTGCAGCAGCGTCTCATCCGTACACAGGCTCAACCTCGAGCTACGGGGATCGATCTAATACCTCTTACGGTGCTACATCCGGGGTGGGTTCATACAGCGTGGAACCCCGGGGAAGGTCTGCGTCACCATACACTACTGGTGTAGCTACAACCTTCACAGCAAAGCCGGTGTTGGAGAAGAAACCCTCCCGAGAGGGCAGCGCAATTAAGACTATTTCGCGGCAAAGTTCCCTCGGCAGTTTCCCAGACAAGTATAAATTCACGGATGAAAAGCAAATGGCCTCCATGATTTCTGGATTGCAGGCGCTTTATAAGGATAAACAGTTGGTAGATGTTATTCTCTGTGTGGGTGACGAGGAGTTCCCATGTCATCGTTGCGTCCTGGCCTCTTCGAGTCCCTACTTTCAGGCCATGTTCACTGCAGACCTGGCCGAGAGTAGACAGGACAGGATAAGCATAGGTGTGGTTGATACTCCATCTCTGCGTCTCGTCCTAGACTATATCTACACTACAACTATTGAGATTAACGAAGACAACGTACAGGGCCTCCTACTAGCGGTCAACATGTTCCAAATGGATACCCTTCGAGACGCATGCGCACACTTCTTGGAAAGACACGTGACTCTGTCCAACAGCATCGGCATCTACTTTTTTGCCGTTGCCCACGACTGCACACGTCTGCAGGAGCTTTCCATCGACATGATCAGTGATAACTTCACTGAAGTCTGTAAGGAAGAGGAGTTCCTACAGCTCACCAAAGATCGGCTGATTGACCTCTTGAGTCGCGATGACCTCAATGTCGACCAAGAGGAGACTCTGTATGAAGCATCAATCGCCTGGGTCAGGGACGATCTCGACAACAGACGCGGTGATCTCCTTGACGTCATAAGCCACGTGAGATTCGCTCTGATAAGCCCGTACTACATTCATGACGTGGTAGAGAGAGATCGACTTATCGTCCATAATAAATCAGTTCAGCATCTGATCGACGCTGCCCTGCAGTACCACGTTCTGAGAGATCGCCGTCAGGACTTGGACCTGACCAAGTTGAACACCAACACCAGAAGAGGGATGCCCATCAAGGACATGTTTGTCTTCCTCACACATCACGTAGAGTCCATACCGGAAACGTGGACGAATGACCGTTACAGAATCAAGCCTCTACCCGACATGATAGAGTACGCTGAGTGCGTCGTCTCCGGGGAAAACAACCTCTTCGTCGCTGGTCGGTCGCCGCAAGAGTTTAGCGGCAGACGCTTCGCCCAGCGTCGTGGTGGCCTGTTCCAATACGACCACTTTGACAAGAAGTGGCTACCGCGTGGTGCGATGAATATCCCGCGCAATTATTTCAGCATGGCCGTACTAGACGGTATGATCTATGCAAGTGGTGGGGCCAGTACGGACGGTATCCTGAATAGCATGGAGTGCTACAACACTAGTACCAACGTCTGGCGTCAGGTCACACCGATGCCCCAAGCTGCCAGGAGTCACTGCATAGCTGCTGTCGGTGGGAAGCTCTATGCCTTAGGAGGTGAGACTAATGACACTATCCTAGACAATGTCCAATGTTATAACCCACGCTTCGACTCGTGGACTTCTCTTAACACCATGATTCTGCCACGTACGAGTTCGGGAGTTGCCGTCCTGAACCGAGAGATCTACATGCTTGGAGGGAGCGTAGCCCTCGGTGAGAAGCAACCTGAGAACATGCTGAAGTCCGTGGAGATCTTCAACCCGGACCGTAACGAGTGGAGATTCGGCCCggagctaccggagggtaaggTGAACTACTGTGCGGTCAATCACAGCGGGAAACTCTACGTGTTTGGTGGCGACACGGGGGAGGAATCAGCAGGAGTAATACAGAGCAAGGTTTACCGACTTGATGTTGAGAACTTCTCCTGGGTTGAAGACAAAGGTGACTGGCCAAACTTACAGCCACCTTTTAACTGTGTCTTGGCACGACTGAACAAAAACTCGTAA
- the LOC117287995 gene encoding aqualysin-1-like, whose amino-acid sequence MNILIILCLCVATVTCDFLAPLYKSRDPVPNKYILKIKDSVRRSSFQRQFENRISTQGLKISGLKSLNFLNAMVVNIKADQIDLIRSMDDVEFVEEDSYVYEDSVSSWGLDRIDQDDLPLDDSFSPPGDGAGVNVYVLDTGIHYTHEEFEGRAHYGYDVIGDGLEGRDCRGHGTHCAGTIGGKTYGVAKKVTLWSVRVLNCRGSGVRSGTIEGMNWVIGNATGPSVVSMSLGGSASMLSNNAVSKLYNAGITVIVSAGNDNYPSCWKSPASAPKAITVGSTTDTDARSYFSNYGSCVDIFAPGSSIKSASIESNTATSTKSGTSMACPHVSGAVAIELGRNPSLSPSEVADTLTKKALVNKVVNGGPGSVNKLLRL is encoded by the exons ATGAACATCCTAATCAtcttgtgtttgtgtgttgCCACGGTTACCTGCGATTTCCTGGCACCGTTGTATAAAAGTCGGGACCCAGTCCCTAACAAGTACATCTTGAAGATTAAG GACAGTGTTCGACGTTCCTCTTTTCAACGGCAATTTGAAAACAGAATCAGCACGCAGGGACTTAAAATTTCAGGCTTGAAGAGTTTGAACTTCTTGAACGCAATGGTGGTAAACATCAAAGCTGATCAAATTGATTTG ATTCGATCTATGGATGATGTGGAGTTTGTTGAGGAGGATTCCTACGTGTATGAGGACTCTGTTAGCTCCTGGGGCCTTGACCGAATTGATCAAGATGATCTTCCACTGGACGATTCATTCAGCCCTCCAG GCGATGGTGCTGGCGTGAACGTTTACGTACTGGATACAGGAATCCACTATACCCATGAAGAATTTGAGGGGCGTGCACATTACGGGTATGACGTGATTGGTGACGGCTTGGAAGGGCGTGACTGCAGGGGTCACGGGACCCATTGCGCGGGCACCATTGGCGGAAAAACGTACGGCGTGGCCAAAAAAGTAACACTCTGGAGTGTTCGAGTTCTCAACTGTAGAGGAAGTGGAGTCAGGTCTGGAACAATTGAAG GTATGAACTGGGTGATCGGAAACGCAACAGGCCCGTCTGTTGTATCCATGTCACTCGGAGGCAGCGCTTCGATGTTATCAAATAATGCCGTATCCAAGCTCTACAATGCCGGTATTACCGTAATTGTGTCAGCTGGCAACGACAACTATCCGTCGTGCTGGAAATCACCCGCATCTGCACCTAAG GCCATCACAGTAGGTTCCACAACGGACACCGATGCCAGATCTTATTTCTCCAACTATGGTTCCTGCGTGGACATCTTCGCCCCAGGGAGCTCCATTAAAAGCGCTAGTATAGAATCCAACACTGCCACAAGCACAAAGAGTGGTACATCCATGGCGTGCCCACATGTCTCTG GTGCTGTAGCAATAGAACTTGGAAGGAATCCCAGTCTATCTCCATCTGAGGTTGCCGATACCCTCACAAAGAAGGCACTGGTGAATAAAGTCGTCAACGGTGGGCCAGGATCTGTGAACAAGCTCCTTAGGTTGTGA